In a genomic window of Bemisia tabaci chromosome 1, PGI_BMITA_v3:
- the LOC109034614 gene encoding outer dynein arm-docking complex subunit 4 — MGDEVGAEPEAGKTTENERVRGILHGNTRDQEFLQSFLRVDAGDEADQDVAEKPDKKNVKLRTGKEVKRPLPDTPPAPDEKARGGKGAQRGGSPPPTAPHGTLTFVQLTKDLKLRQKQGQANKVRVRGKRVRVRRQEEVYTDKDRAAAVNMGSRDIKQSLKMKRRADRSKALQIPEEAEPGTLLALGNYELRNGDVAIAINFVNKALELNPNDKQALAARSKCYLLLGEPKLALSDAETALSIDKNFIKAIFQKGEALYHLGNFEHSLMFYHRGLKIRPEMEDFRLGVQKAQEAIENTIGKMGAVLDLENPSRGPTSNRSSNVPGTGGKPPSNLSTRKITGGTTATRQEIENRKTTRRLLGELCLDKEYLENLLNHPDLICLHQSGKNHIGQLAQEGVAFLTNRQEFWRQQRPNTSKK, encoded by the exons ATGGGCGACGAAGTGGGAGCGGAGCCGGAGGCGGGGAAGACGACGGAGAACGAGCGGGTGCGAGGGATCCTCCATGGGAACACCAGGGATCAAGAGTTCCTGCAGAGCTTCCTCCGGGTGGACGCCGGGGACGAGGCGGACCAGGACGTGGCCGAGAAGCCGGACAAGAAGAACGTGAAGCTACGGACGGGGAAGGAAGTGAAGCGGCCGCTGCCGGACACGCCGCCGGCGCCCGACGAGAAGGCGCGCGGCGGGAAGGGGGCCCAGCGAGGGGGCTCGCCGCCCCCGACGGCGCCCCACGGCACGCTCACCTTCGTCCAGCTGACCAAGGACCTCAAGCTCCGGCAGAAGCAGGGCCAGGCCAACAAGGTCCGAGTCCGCGGGAAGCGGGTCCGAGTGCGTCGTCAGGAGGAGGTCTACACGGACAAGGACCGGGCCGCCGCCGTCAACATGGGCAGCCGCGACATCAAGCAGAGTTTGAAGATGAAGCGCCGCGCCGACAGGAGCAAGGCCCTTCAGATCCCTGAAGAGGCCGAGCCGGGCACCCTCCTCGCCTTGGGAAACTACGAGCTCAGAAATGGCGACGTCGCCATCGCCATCAATTTTGTTAACAAG gCCTTAGAACTTAATCCAAATGACAAGCAGGCATTGGCTGCCCGTAGCAAGTGTTACCTCCTTCTTGGTGAGCCAAAATTAGCTCTGTCGGATGCCGAGACAGCACTAAGTATtgataaaaattttataaaag CAATATTCCAGAAAGGCGAAGCGCTGTACCATCTAGGAAATTTCGAGCACAGCCTCATGTTTTATCATCGTGGATTGAAGATTCGACCAGAGATGGAGGATTTTCGACTAGGCGTTCAAAAAGCCCAGGAAGCCATCGAAAATACAATAG GAAAGATGGGCGCTGTTTTGGATCTGGAAAACCCCAGTAGAGGACCGACAAGCAATCGCTCTTCAAACGTCCCGGGAACAGGTGGAAAACCACCATCTAATCTAAGCACGCGGAAAATCACTGGAGGCACAACCGCAACAAGGCAAGAAATAGAAAACCGAAAAACGACGCGGAGACTTTTGGGAGAGCTATGTTTAGACAaggaatatttagaaaatttaCTCAATCATCCAG